In Rhizobium glycinendophyticum, a single window of DNA contains:
- a CDS encoding LysR family transcriptional regulator yields the protein MVDAPDISDVSAFLAVARVGGFREAARLGDTSASALSDAVRRLEARLGVRLLNRTTRAVVPTDAGRGLMERIGPAFGEIGAALEHVKSFDGRAAGTLRLNVPASAAKLVLPAIIPGFLAAHPDIRLEIDTEESLIDVVAAGYDAGIRYDERLAQDMIAVPIGPRLQRYALGASPAYLEVHGHPRHPRDLLAHNCIRSRFAGRPVMAWEFEKDGETIVVEPNGQLIVQAGDASDLGIRAAISGAGIFALFEDWLKPHFDSGDLLPVLEPWWVSFSGPFLYYPERRLMPTPLRAFVDYIKSNRPG from the coding sequence ATGGTCGATGCACCCGACATCAGCGACGTCAGCGCCTTTCTCGCGGTCGCCCGCGTCGGCGGCTTTCGCGAGGCGGCGCGACTGGGTGACACCAGTGCCTCCGCCTTGAGCGATGCGGTGCGCCGGCTCGAGGCTCGACTCGGCGTCCGCTTGCTCAACCGCACCACACGCGCCGTCGTGCCGACCGATGCCGGGCGCGGGCTGATGGAACGCATTGGACCTGCCTTTGGAGAAATCGGGGCCGCGCTCGAGCATGTCAAAAGCTTCGACGGCCGTGCCGCCGGTACGTTGCGGCTGAACGTGCCAGCAAGTGCCGCAAAGCTGGTGCTGCCGGCGATCATTCCGGGCTTCCTCGCCGCCCATCCTGACATCCGGCTGGAAATCGACACTGAGGAAAGCCTGATCGATGTCGTTGCCGCCGGTTATGATGCCGGCATCCGCTATGACGAACGTCTGGCGCAGGACATGATCGCGGTGCCGATCGGCCCGCGCCTGCAGCGCTACGCCCTTGGCGCCTCTCCCGCCTATCTCGAAGTGCATGGTCATCCACGACATCCGCGCGATCTGCTGGCACATAACTGCATCCGAAGCCGCTTTGCCGGGCGTCCCGTCATGGCCTGGGAATTCGAAAAGGATGGCGAAACGATCGTCGTCGAGCCCAACGGGCAGTTGATCGTGCAGGCTGGAGATGCCAGCGACCTTGGTATCCGGGCCGCCATATCCGGTGCCGGCATCTTCGCCCTGTTTGAGGACTGGCTGAAGCCGCATTTCGATAGCGGCGACCTTCTGCCGGTGCTCGAACCCTGGTGGGTGAGCTTCTCCGGCCCCTTCCTCTACTATCCGGAACGACGCCTGATGCCGACACCGCTGCGCGCCTTCGTCGACTATATCAAGAGCAACCGGCCCGGCTGA
- the xylA gene encoding xylose isomerase, producing MSTGFFGNIQKIKYEGEGSSNPLAFRHYNPDEIVLGKRMEDHLRFAVAYWHTFVWPGTDPFGGNTFERPWFKDTMDAAKMKADVAFEFFQLLGTPYYCFHDADVRPEGNSFAENTKNLNEIVDYFAKKQEETGVKLLWGTANMFSHRRYMSGAATNPDPDVFAFAAATVKTCMDATLKLGGENYVLWGGREGYETLLNTDLKKELDQMGRFLNLVVEYKHKIGFKGAILIEPKPQEPSKHQYDYDVATVYGFLKAYGLEKEVKVNIEQGHAILAGHSFEHELALANALGIFGSIDMNRNDYQSGWDTDQFPNNVPEMALAYYQVLAGGGFTTGGTNFDAKLRRQSLDAEDLLIGHIGGMDCCARGLKAAAKMIEDKALSGPLSARYAGWDKAENQKMLRGEESLDAIAARVEAQNVNPKPVSGKQELLENVVNRYV from the coding sequence ATGAGCACAGGTTTCTTCGGCAACATCCAGAAGATCAAATATGAAGGCGAAGGCAGCAGCAATCCGCTGGCTTTCCGCCACTACAACCCGGACGAAATCGTCCTTGGCAAGCGCATGGAAGACCATCTGCGCTTCGCCGTCGCTTATTGGCACACCTTCGTCTGGCCGGGCACCGACCCGTTCGGCGGCAACACGTTTGAGCGTCCGTGGTTCAAGGATACGATGGATGCGGCGAAGATGAAGGCGGACGTTGCCTTCGAATTCTTCCAGCTGCTCGGCACGCCTTACTATTGCTTCCACGACGCCGACGTGCGCCCCGAGGGCAACAGTTTTGCCGAAAACACCAAGAACCTGAACGAGATCGTCGATTACTTCGCCAAGAAGCAGGAAGAGACCGGCGTCAAGCTGCTCTGGGGTACGGCCAACATGTTCTCGCATCGCCGCTACATGTCGGGTGCTGCCACCAATCCGGACCCGGATGTCTTCGCCTTTGCAGCCGCAACCGTAAAGACCTGCATGGACGCCACCCTGAAGCTCGGCGGCGAGAACTACGTGCTGTGGGGCGGCCGCGAAGGCTATGAAACCCTGCTCAATACCGACCTCAAGAAGGAACTGGACCAGATGGGCCGCTTCCTCAACCTCGTCGTCGAATACAAGCACAAGATCGGCTTCAAGGGCGCGATCCTGATCGAGCCGAAGCCGCAGGAGCCGTCGAAGCACCAGTACGATTACGACGTCGCGACCGTCTATGGCTTCTTGAAGGCCTATGGTCTCGAAAAGGAAGTGAAGGTCAACATCGAGCAGGGCCATGCGATCCTCGCCGGCCACTCCTTCGAGCACGAGCTGGCGCTTGCCAATGCGCTCGGCATCTTCGGCTCGATCGACATGAACCGCAACGACTACCAGTCCGGCTGGGACACCGACCAGTTCCCGAACAATGTTCCGGAAATGGCGCTCGCCTATTACCAGGTTCTCGCTGGCGGTGGCTTCACCACCGGCGGCACCAACTTCGACGCCAAGCTGCGCCGCCAGTCGCTCGACGCCGAAGACCTGCTGATCGGCCATATCGGCGGCATGGATTGCTGCGCCCGTGGCCTCAAGGCCGCCGCCAAGATGATCGAGGACAAGGCGCTGTCCGGCCCGCTTTCCGCCCGCTATGCCGGCTGGGACAAGGCCGAGAACCAGAAGATGCTGCGTGGCGAAGAAAGCCTCGATGCGATTGCCGCCCGCGTCGAAGCCCAGAACGTCAACCCGAAGCCGGTTTCCGGCAAGCAGGAACTGTTGGAAAACGTGGTCAATCGCTACGTTTGA
- the xylB gene encoding xylulokinase has protein sequence MYLGLDLGTSSVKAMLIDSDQKVIGVGHAALTVQRPHPGWSEQAPGDWLRATEEAVAALKASHPKELAAVKGIGLSGHMHGATLIDAKDRVLRPCILWNDTRSHAEAASLDADPRFRALTGNIVFPGFTAPKLAWVKNNEPDTFAKVAKVLLPKDYLRLLLTGEYLSDMSDSAGTSWLDTGKRAWSSELLEATGLTVEQMPGLVEGTDRAGTLRAELAAKWGLGADVVVAGGAGDNAASACGMGTVAEGQAFVSLGTSGVLFAANGSYLPKPESAVHAFCHALPNTWHQMGVILSATDALNWHSGVTGKSAGELTGELGDALKAPTGVTFLPYLSGERTPHNDAKIRGAFIGLGHESDRPVLTQAVLEGVTFAIRDSLEALKSAGTKISRVTAIGGGSRSRYWLSSIATALDMPVDIPADGDFGAAFGAARLGLIAATGADPLSVCTAPETAETVEPVKALTSAYEAAYGRYRALYPAVRSLGS, from the coding sequence ATGTATCTCGGACTGGATCTCGGCACATCGAGCGTGAAGGCCATGCTGATCGACAGCGATCAGAAGGTGATCGGCGTAGGCCACGCGGCCCTGACCGTCCAGCGGCCGCATCCCGGCTGGTCGGAACAGGCGCCGGGCGACTGGCTGCGTGCCACGGAAGAGGCCGTTGCTGCGCTCAAGGCCTCGCATCCGAAGGAACTGGCGGCGGTGAAGGGCATCGGCCTTTCCGGCCATATGCATGGCGCGACCCTGATCGATGCGAAGGATCGGGTGCTGCGGCCCTGCATTCTCTGGAACGACACGCGCAGCCATGCGGAAGCAGCAAGCCTCGATGCCGATCCGCGCTTTCGGGCGCTGACCGGCAATATCGTGTTTCCCGGCTTCACGGCACCAAAACTTGCCTGGGTGAAGAACAATGAGCCAGACACCTTTGCCAAGGTTGCCAAGGTCCTGTTGCCAAAGGATTACCTGCGCCTGCTGCTGACAGGTGAATATCTTTCCGACATGTCGGATTCCGCTGGCACCAGCTGGCTCGATACGGGCAAACGCGCCTGGTCGTCCGAGCTGTTGGAGGCCACGGGCCTGACCGTCGAGCAGATGCCGGGCCTCGTCGAGGGCACGGACCGCGCCGGCACGCTGCGCGCCGAGCTCGCGGCCAAATGGGGTCTGGGCGCTGACGTCGTCGTCGCCGGCGGGGCAGGGGACAACGCGGCTTCCGCCTGCGGCATGGGCACGGTCGCCGAAGGACAAGCGTTCGTCTCGCTCGGGACATCCGGCGTACTCTTTGCCGCCAACGGCTCCTATTTGCCGAAGCCGGAAAGCGCCGTTCATGCGTTTTGCCATGCATTGCCGAACACCTGGCACCAGATGGGCGTCATCCTGTCGGCGACCGATGCACTCAACTGGCATTCGGGCGTCACCGGCAAATCGGCCGGTGAACTGACCGGCGAGCTCGGCGACGCACTCAAGGCACCGACCGGCGTCACGTTCCTTCCCTATCTCTCGGGCGAACGCACGCCGCATAACGACGCCAAGATCCGTGGCGCCTTCATCGGGCTTGGCCATGAGAGCGACCGCCCGGTGCTGACTCAGGCGGTGCTGGAAGGGGTGACCTTCGCCATTCGTGACAGCCTTGAGGCGCTGAAGTCTGCAGGTACGAAGATTTCCCGAGTGACCGCCATCGGCGGCGGTTCGCGCTCGCGCTATTGGTTGTCCTCGATTGCGACGGCTCTCGACATGCCGGTCGACATTCCCGCCGACGGCGACTTCGGCGCGGCCTTCGGGGCAGCGCGTCTCGGCCTGATTGCGGCGACCGGGGCTGATCCGCTTTCGGTCTGCACGGCGCCTGAGACGGCGGAGACGGTGGAGCCGGTAAAGGCGCTGACCTCGGCCTATGAGGCGGCCTACGGACGTTATCGCGCGCTTTATCCGGCGGTCCGTTCCCTCGGCAGCTGA
- a CDS encoding LacI family DNA-binding transcriptional regulator: protein MKPTVHDIASHAGVSLATVDRVLNRRPGVSARTREKVDQAVHALGFVRDVAAANLAKGRVYPLTFLIPSNDNSFMRGLRVALDEAMGRAAVERIAVRVVDVPAFDPLALARALDAAAAETPAGIAFVAVDAPEVTAAAERVLAAGIPLVTLVSDLTGAARDHYAGIDNAAAGRTAASLIGRFLNGRHGAVAVLAGSMLVRDHRERFEAFSATMASDFAGFMQLPVLEGRDDPAVVEKLVTALLFERPDIVGLYSLGAGNRGLVKALQRLPAERRPVVIAHELTETTRGALQSGLIDAVLNQDAGHEVRSAIRVLKAKADGLPVVAAQERIRIDIFLKDNLP from the coding sequence ATGAAGCCCACGGTCCATGACATCGCGAGCCATGCGGGCGTCAGCCTTGCCACCGTCGACCGGGTCTTGAACCGGCGTCCCGGGGTGAGCGCGCGGACACGTGAAAAAGTGGACCAGGCGGTGCATGCGCTCGGTTTCGTTCGCGACGTCGCGGCGGCGAACCTCGCCAAGGGCCGGGTCTATCCGCTGACCTTCCTCATTCCCTCCAATGACAATTCTTTCATGCGCGGCTTGCGGGTGGCGCTCGATGAGGCAATGGGCAGGGCTGCGGTCGAGCGGATCGCGGTGCGCGTCGTCGACGTTCCCGCCTTCGACCCGCTGGCGCTGGCACGGGCACTGGATGCGGCGGCAGCCGAAACGCCTGCCGGCATTGCCTTCGTCGCTGTCGATGCGCCCGAGGTCACGGCCGCAGCCGAGCGTGTACTTGCTGCGGGCATACCACTGGTAACGCTCGTTTCTGACCTCACCGGAGCCGCTCGCGATCATTATGCCGGCATCGACAATGCGGCCGCTGGCCGTACGGCGGCGAGCCTGATCGGACGTTTTCTCAATGGACGGCACGGGGCTGTCGCGGTGCTTGCCGGTTCCATGCTGGTGCGCGACCACCGCGAGCGTTTCGAAGCTTTCTCCGCCACCATGGCGTCGGATTTTGCCGGATTCATGCAGTTGCCTGTGCTTGAAGGGCGGGACGATCCGGCCGTGGTCGAAAAGCTTGTCACTGCGCTGTTATTCGAACGCCCCGATATCGTCGGCCTCTATAGTCTTGGCGCCGGCAATCGCGGTCTGGTCAAGGCGTTGCAGCGACTGCCGGCGGAACGGCGACCGGTCGTCATCGCGCACGAACTGACCGAGACGACGCGCGGTGCGCTGCAGTCTGGGCTGATTGATGCCGTGCTCAACCAGGATGCGGGCCACGAGGTGCGCAGCGCCATTCGCGTGCTGAAAGCCAAGGCTGACGGACTTCCTGTCGTCGCGGCCCAGGAACGTATTCGTATCGACATTTTCTTGAAGGACAATCTGCCCTGA
- a CDS encoding DHA2 family efflux MFS transporter permease subunit encodes MATVTSSPGVMRPPAGAEERMDPRRLFAFLAMVFGMFMSILDIQIVSASLAEIQAGLGAGSDEVAWVQTSYLIAEVIMIPLSGVLARILSTRVLFTMCATGFTLASALCATATNIEQMIIYRAIQGFIGGGMIPSVFAAAFTIFPPSKRSIVSPMVGLVATLAPTIGPTIGGYISHAMSWHWLFLINVIPGMLVAAATWSLIDFDKPDLKLFKIFDWTGLASMAVFLGSLEYVLEEGNKNDWFNDQHIVVATVAMTIGAVIFFRRVFVAELPVVDLRAFSNANFAFGSLFSFVMGVGLYGLTYLYPLYLGRIRGYDSMMIGETMFVSGAAMFFTAPVAGILSNKLDPRVMMMGGFAGFALGTYMMTGLTADWDFYELLIPQILRGCSLMICMVPINNLALGTLPPERMKNASGLFNLTRNLGGAVGLAIINTMLTQRSDDHYARLSEQLNWGNRAALDWLSSVGANYDSYGLDGSAVAIKKLSGIATQQATLLSFMDVFMGLTVLFTSLIFMVLLLKKPKAAAPAGAGH; translated from the coding sequence ATGGCCACGGTTACTTCTTCGCCTGGCGTGATGCGGCCACCGGCCGGTGCCGAGGAGCGCATGGATCCGCGACGTCTCTTCGCGTTTCTCGCGATGGTCTTCGGCATGTTCATGTCGATCCTGGACATCCAGATCGTCTCGGCATCGCTGGCAGAAATCCAGGCCGGTCTTGGGGCCGGCTCGGATGAAGTCGCCTGGGTCCAGACCTCTTATCTGATTGCCGAAGTCATCATGATCCCGTTGTCGGGTGTGCTTGCGCGCATCCTGTCGACACGTGTGCTCTTCACCATGTGCGCGACCGGCTTCACGTTGGCGAGCGCCCTTTGTGCGACAGCCACCAATATCGAACAGATGATCATCTACCGCGCCATTCAGGGCTTTATCGGTGGCGGCATGATCCCCTCGGTGTTTGCTGCCGCCTTCACCATTTTTCCGCCATCCAAGCGCAGCATAGTCTCGCCGATGGTTGGACTTGTCGCGACGCTCGCGCCAACCATCGGGCCGACCATCGGGGGCTATATCAGCCACGCGATGTCATGGCACTGGCTGTTCCTGATCAACGTCATTCCCGGAATGCTGGTCGCTGCCGCGACCTGGAGCCTGATCGATTTCGACAAGCCGGATCTCAAGCTCTTCAAGATCTTCGACTGGACCGGCCTTGCCTCCATGGCAGTCTTCCTCGGCTCCCTCGAATATGTGCTAGAAGAGGGCAACAAGAACGACTGGTTCAACGACCAGCATATCGTCGTTGCTACGGTCGCCATGACGATTGGTGCTGTCATCTTCTTCAGACGTGTTTTCGTGGCAGAACTGCCAGTGGTCGACTTAAGGGCATTTTCCAATGCCAACTTTGCCTTTGGTTCCTTGTTCTCCTTCGTCATGGGCGTCGGGCTCTATGGCCTGACATATCTCTATCCGCTCTATCTCGGGCGCATCAGAGGCTATGATTCCATGATGATCGGCGAGACGATGTTCGTCTCCGGCGCGGCGATGTTTTTCACGGCGCCCGTGGCCGGCATCCTGTCCAACAAACTCGATCCGCGGGTGATGATGATGGGTGGCTTCGCGGGCTTCGCCCTCGGCACCTATATGATGACCGGGCTTACCGCCGACTGGGATTTTTATGAGCTGCTCATTCCGCAGATCCTGCGCGGCTGTTCGCTGATGATCTGCATGGTGCCGATCAACAACCTGGCGCTCGGCACCCTGCCGCCGGAGCGTATGAAGAATGCCTCCGGTCTGTTCAATCTGACCCGAAACCTTGGCGGGGCCGTGGGGCTCGCGATCATCAACACCATGCTGACGCAGCGGTCTGATGATCACTATGCGCGCCTTTCCGAGCAGTTGAACTGGGGCAACCGGGCCGCGCTCGACTGGCTGTCTTCGGTGGGCGCGAACTATGATAGCTATGGGCTCGATGGCTCGGCCGTCGCCATTAAGAAGCTGTCGGGCATCGCCACACAACAGGCGACACTTCTGTCCTTCATGGACGTGTTCATGGGCCTCACCGTCCTTTTCACCTCGCTCATCTTCATGGTCCTGCTTCTGAAGAAGCCAAAGGCTGCTGCTCCTGCGGGCGCCGGCCACTGA
- a CDS encoding HlyD family secretion protein, whose amino-acid sequence MSSTHRSTAFRSSSSPLDRNEDVSETQLEPGTPSVAEKPAAVAPVAAQAAAPKKRRSPVLPVVLLAILGGGAWYGYEWWTNGRFMVSTEDAYIEGDIAIISPKISGYVEKVNVDSNQFVHAGDPLVTLDGGDYQIALEQAQANKTSAELAVKRIDAQIIGGEASIAQARAQLGALQAAVRGAEITAKRATDLAAKSVGTTADLDNAKVALDQANANLVAGEAAVASAEANLSLLKAQRDEALSTVRLQDLAIDKAQRDLDFTVLKAPYDGVVGNLAVQDGDLVSAGKRLAALVPTSELYIEANFKETQIAHLVPGSKVSIHVDAYGEKPLEGTVTSIAPASGAIFSMLPAENATGNFTKVVQRVPVRIALPKDALAGGHLRAGLSVIVDVDTRTAPDAQAVATSR is encoded by the coding sequence ATGTCATCGACGCACAGATCCACCGCCTTTCGTTCCTCCTCCAGTCCCCTCGATCGGAATGAAGACGTGTCCGAGACGCAGCTGGAACCAGGGACCCCTTCCGTCGCCGAAAAGCCGGCGGCAGTCGCTCCCGTCGCGGCGCAGGCCGCGGCGCCGAAGAAGCGTCGCAGCCCAGTGCTGCCTGTGGTGCTGCTCGCCATCCTCGGCGGCGGCGCCTGGTACGGCTACGAGTGGTGGACCAATGGCCGCTTCATGGTCTCGACCGAAGACGCCTATATCGAAGGTGATATCGCGATCATCTCGCCGAAGATTTCCGGCTATGTCGAGAAGGTCAATGTCGACAGCAACCAGTTCGTGCATGCCGGCGACCCCCTGGTGACGCTTGATGGTGGCGACTATCAGATTGCGCTGGAACAGGCGCAGGCCAACAAGACGAGTGCAGAGCTTGCGGTGAAGCGCATCGATGCGCAGATCATCGGCGGAGAGGCGAGCATCGCGCAGGCCAGGGCGCAGCTCGGTGCTCTCCAGGCGGCCGTTCGCGGCGCCGAGATTACCGCCAAGCGTGCAACCGATCTGGCTGCCAAGTCGGTCGGCACGACCGCCGATCTCGACAACGCCAAGGTTGCCCTCGACCAGGCCAATGCCAACCTCGTCGCCGGCGAGGCCGCGGTGGCTTCCGCAGAGGCCAACCTCAGTCTTTTGAAGGCGCAGCGCGACGAAGCTTTGTCGACTGTGCGGCTGCAGGATCTGGCGATCGACAAGGCGCAGCGCGACCTGGACTTCACCGTGCTGAAGGCGCCGTATGATGGCGTTGTTGGCAATCTGGCGGTTCAGGATGGCGATCTCGTTTCGGCCGGCAAGCGTCTGGCAGCCCTGGTGCCGACCAGCGAGCTCTATATCGAGGCAAATTTCAAGGAAACGCAGATTGCGCATCTCGTTCCCGGTTCCAAGGTGTCGATCCATGTCGACGCCTATGGCGAGAAGCCGCTTGAGGGCACTGTGACCTCGATTGCGCCTGCCTCCGGTGCAATCTTCTCGATGCTGCCGGCGGAAAACGCGACGGGCAACTTCACAAAAGTCGTTCAGCGGGTGCCGGTCAGGATCGCCTTGCCGAAGGATGCGCTCGCCGGTGGCCATCTGCGTGCCGGCCTCAGCGTCATCGTCGATGTCGATACCCGCACCGCACCCGACGCGCAGGCGGTTGCCACCAGCAGGTAA
- a CDS encoding TetR/AcrR family transcriptional regulator produces the protein MPKKITSEQKTPDDAPSSAAVALGRFPAGEDPIKRGQILDGAKRVFMKMGYDAASMNDVTREAGVSKGTIYVYFQSKEELFAALIDRAKGQFTDTVRETLAQSVSAEDGLRRFGQAFANRIFNSEMIASMRILLGVIDRMPLLCQRYLADSPSNARGVLKSFLDRHVADGTLEIADTSLAAKQFIELTGGIFLKGRLFNEIPEEITPEEIHRVIESGLKVFLAAYACKAEAGSHPG, from the coding sequence ATGCCGAAAAAGATCACGTCAGAACAGAAGACGCCCGACGACGCGCCCTCCTCTGCGGCTGTGGCACTGGGACGGTTTCCGGCAGGCGAAGACCCGATCAAGCGCGGCCAGATCCTCGACGGCGCCAAGCGTGTCTTCATGAAGATGGGCTATGACGCGGCCAGCATGAACGACGTGACCCGCGAGGCCGGTGTTTCAAAGGGCACGATCTACGTCTATTTCCAGAGCAAGGAAGAACTCTTTGCCGCGCTGATCGATCGCGCCAAGGGACAGTTCACGGATACGGTGCGCGAGACCCTGGCCCAGAGTGTCAGCGCCGAAGACGGTCTTCGACGGTTCGGCCAGGCATTCGCCAATCGCATCTTCAACTCCGAAATGATCGCCTCGATGCGCATCCTTCTGGGCGTGATCGATCGCATGCCGCTGCTCTGTCAGCGATATCTGGCGGATTCTCCCAGCAATGCCCGGGGCGTCCTCAAGAGCTTCCTGGATCGCCACGTCGCCGACGGAACGTTGGAGATTGCCGACACCTCGCTTGCGGCGAAACAATTCATCGAACTGACGGGCGGCATTTTCTTGAAGGGACGCCTGTTTAACGAGATCCCCGAGGAGATCACTCCGGAAGAGATCCATCGCGTCATCGAAAGCGGCCTGAAAGTCTTTCTGGCCGCCTATGCCTGCAAGGCAGAGGCCGGATCACATCCGGGTTGA
- a CDS encoding TerC family protein yields the protein MQDYLPLLQDPTAWVALVTLVVMEVVLGIDNLIFISILTNKLPEEMRERARRIGIGLALIMRLALLGTVAWIVQLTTPIFELFGHGFSWKDLILIAGGLFLVWKATKEIHHSVDPVDHEEDFIASSATTTFASAIGQILLLDLVFSIDSIITAVGMTPHLPIMVIAVIAAVTVMLVAATPLANFIAKNPTVVMLALGFLLMIGTTLIAEGMGFHVPKGYIYAAMAFSALVEVLNMFARRKHVRDREAKKKLH from the coding sequence ATGCAGGACTATCTTCCGCTTCTTCAGGACCCCACTGCCTGGGTCGCTCTGGTGACACTGGTGGTAATGGAGGTCGTGCTCGGCATCGACAACCTGATCTTCATCTCGATCCTGACCAACAAGCTTCCGGAAGAGATGCGCGAACGCGCCCGCCGCATCGGCATCGGCCTCGCGCTGATCATGCGCCTCGCTCTGCTCGGCACCGTCGCCTGGATCGTCCAGCTGACCACGCCGATCTTCGAACTTTTCGGCCACGGCTTCTCCTGGAAGGACCTGATCCTCATTGCCGGGGGTCTCTTCCTGGTGTGGAAGGCCACCAAGGAAATCCACCACAGCGTTGATCCGGTCGACCATGAAGAGGATTTCATCGCCTCCTCGGCCACGACCACCTTCGCCAGCGCCATTGGCCAGATTCTCCTGCTCGACCTCGTCTTCTCGATCGACAGCATCATCACCGCCGTGGGCATGACCCCGCATCTGCCGATCATGGTAATCGCGGTTATTGCCGCCGTGACCGTCATGCTGGTGGCAGCGACACCGCTTGCCAACTTCATCGCCAAGAACCCGACCGTCGTCATGCTGGCCCTCGGCTTCCTGCTGATGATCGGCACCACCCTCATTGCAGAAGGCATGGGCTTCCACGTGCCCAAGGGCTACATTTACGCCGCCATGGCCTTCTCGGCTCTTGTCGAGGTGCTGAACATGTTTGCCAGACGCAAACATGTGCGGGACCGAGAGGCGAAGAAGAAGCTTCACTAA
- a CDS encoding SLC13 family permease: MTYEQILAFGLIAVMMAAFLWEKFRYDVVACVALVAAVSLGLLPAKDAFAGFSDDLVIIVGSALVVSAGVARSGVVDLAIKRFFPALSSLHGQMLLLLITVTVLSAFIKNIGALAIMMPVAFQFARRSNVPPSVFLMPMAFSALLGGLMTQIGTSPNIAVSRLRQELTGTPFTMFDFTPVGAMLALAGILFLIFFYWLVPRRENQNPSLQEALEASSFATEAHVPPQSPFVQKTLNQLLKTAQGEVTASAVLRGQTRLSPFPDILLHAEDIVLLEGPSDALDRIVSQAGLTLAVHEKPDMKRGDLSSIEAVIGRGSPLIGEKAKELALVHTYGVNLLAVSRQGKRIRERLGELTLRSGDVVLLQGLRQQMPSILTELGCLPLAEREILLGTSRNVLIPLAILVVAMGATALGIAPVAIAFFTAALAMVAFGVIPVSEVYRAVDGPILVMLAALIPVADTLRTSGGSDVIAGWLNAVAGGMPAWGAVAMILVTAMAVTPFLNNAATVLVMAPIAASFANGLGYKPEAFLMAVAIGAGCDFLTPIGHQCNTLVMGPGGYRFSDYPRLGLPLSILIILVSVPALLMVWPVT, encoded by the coding sequence ATGACCTACGAGCAAATTCTTGCCTTCGGCCTGATCGCCGTGATGATGGCCGCCTTCCTGTGGGAAAAATTCCGTTATGATGTCGTCGCCTGCGTGGCGCTGGTGGCGGCAGTCTCGCTCGGGCTTCTTCCAGCAAAAGATGCCTTTGCCGGCTTTTCCGATGATCTGGTGATCATCGTCGGCAGCGCGCTGGTGGTCAGCGCCGGTGTCGCCCGCTCGGGCGTGGTCGATCTTGCCATCAAGCGCTTCTTCCCGGCGCTGTCCTCGCTCCACGGTCAAATGCTGTTGCTACTGATCACGGTGACGGTTCTCTCGGCCTTCATCAAGAATATCGGCGCGCTCGCCATCATGATGCCAGTCGCCTTCCAGTTCGCCCGCCGCTCCAATGTCCCGCCTTCGGTCTTCCTGATGCCCATGGCTTTTTCAGCCCTTCTCGGCGGACTGATGACCCAGATCGGCACCTCGCCCAACATCGCGGTCTCGCGCCTGCGCCAGGAGCTGACGGGCACGCCCTTCACGATGTTCGATTTCACCCCTGTTGGTGCAATGCTCGCGCTTGCCGGCATCCTCTTCCTGATCTTCTTCTATTGGCTCGTGCCACGCCGCGAAAATCAGAACCCCTCGCTGCAGGAGGCTCTCGAAGCCTCAAGCTTCGCAACCGAGGCACATGTGCCGCCGCAATCACCCTTTGTGCAGAAGACGCTTAATCAGCTTTTGAAGACGGCTCAGGGCGAAGTCACCGCGTCCGCAGTGCTGCGCGGACAGACCCGGCTGTCACCATTCCCCGACATTCTTCTGCATGCCGAGGATATCGTGCTGCTGGAGGGCCCGTCGGATGCGCTCGATCGCATCGTTTCGCAGGCCGGCCTCACTCTGGCCGTCCACGAAAAGCCGGACATGAAACGCGGTGACCTCTCGTCGATCGAGGCCGTGATCGGGCGAGGCTCGCCCTTGATCGGCGAAAAGGCCAAGGAACTCGCCCTTGTTCACACCTACGGCGTCAATCTTCTGGCCGTCAGCCGGCAGGGCAAGCGCATTCGCGAGCGGCTGGGAGAGCTAACGCTTCGCTCTGGGGACGTCGTGCTGCTGCAGGGTCTGCGCCAGCAGATGCCGTCCATCCTGACCGAGCTTGGATGCCTGCCGCTGGCCGAACGCGAAATCCTGCTTGGCACGAGCCGCAATGTGCTCATTCCGCTGGCAATCCTTGTCGTTGCGATGGGAGCGACTGCGCTCGGCATCGCGCCGGTCGCCATCGCCTTCTTTACCGCAGCGCTCGCCATGGTCGCCTTCGGTGTCATTCCCGTCAGCGAGGTTTACCGGGCGGTCGATGGCCCGATACTGGTGATGCTTGCGGCTCTGATCCCGGTCGCAGACACGCTGCGGACTTCGGGCGGCAGCGATGTCATCGCCGGTTGGCTGAACGCGGTCGCAGGCGGCATGCCGGCCTGGGGCGCCGTCGCGATGATCCTGGTGACCGCAATGGCTGTCACCCCATTCCTCAACAATGCTGCCACTGTCCTAGTCATGGCGCCGATTGCGGCAAGCTTCGCCAACGGTCTCGGCTATAAGCCGGAGGCTTTCCTGATGGCGGTTGCAATCGGTGCCGGTTGCGACTTCCTCACGCCGATCGGCCACCAGTGCAATACGTTGGTCATGGGCCCGGGTGGCTACAGGTTTTCCGACTATCCTCGCCTGGGTTTGCCGCTGTCCATCCTGATCATCCTGGTCTCGGTGCCGGCGCTGCTGATGGTCTGGCCGGTAACGTGA